From the Lathyrus oleraceus cultivar Zhongwan6 chromosome 4, CAAS_Psat_ZW6_1.0, whole genome shotgun sequence genome, one window contains:
- the LOC127135358 gene encoding salicylate carboxymethyltransferase, translated as MNVSQVLHMNGGVGEASYSNNSLLQQKVISLTKSIREEAITSLYCSTSPRTLSIADLGCSSGPNTLLVVSDFIKVAEKLCRERNHESPEYNIFLNDLPGNDFNNIFRSLDSFKEKLRGEIETETGPCYISGVPGSFYGRIFPKQSLHLVHSSYSLMWLSKVPENINNNKGNISMASTSPGNVLTAYYNQFRRDFSLFLECRAKEVVEGGRMILTFLGRKIDDMCSKESGYIWELMAMALNDMVLEGIIEEEQLDSFNIPQYTPSPSEVKLEVLKEGSFTMDRLEVSEVNWNALDEWNDFACESHKFESLHDGAYNVTQCMKAVSEPMLVNHFGESIIEDLFNRYQEILIDRMSKEKTKFVNVTILLTRKP; from the exons ATGAATGTATCACAGGTTCTGCACATGAATGGAGGTGTTGGAGAAGCTAGCTATTCAAACAACTCCTTACTTCAG CAAAAGGTAATTTCTTTGACAAAGTCCATTAGAGAAGAAGCCATAACTAGTCTCTATTGTAGCACATCTCCAAGAACCCTATCAATTGCAGACTTAGGTTGCTCTTCTGGACCAAACACTTTGTTGGTGGTATCAGACTTTATCAAGGTTGCCGAAAAGCTTTGTCGAGAGAGGAATCATGAATCTCCGGAATATAATATCTTCTTGAATGATTTACCGGGTAACGACTTCAACAACATCTTTAGATCTCTTGATAGTTTCAAAGAGAAACTACGCGGCGAAATAGAAACTGAAACAGGACCATGCTATATCTCTGGAGTTCCTGGTTCTTTCTATGGCAGGATTTTTCCTAAGCAAAGCTTGCATTTGGTTCATTCATCTTACAGTCTTATGTGGCTATCTAAG GTTCCTGAGAATATAAACAACAATAAAGGCAACATTTCCATGGCTAGTACAAGTCCTGGAAATGTACTCACCGCTTACTACAACCAATTTCGAAGAGATTTTTCGCTATTTTTAGAGTGTCGTGCAAAGGAAGTAGTGGAGGGAGGTCGCATGATTCTAACATTTTTAGGAAGAAAAATTGATGATATGTGTAGCAAAGAAAGTGGCTACATCTGGGAGCTCATGGCTATGGCTCTTAATGATATGGTCTTGGAG GGAATCATAGAAGAAGAGCAACTTGATAGTTTCAACATCCCTCAATACACTCCATCTCCATCAGAAGTGAAATTGGAAGTTCTCAAAGAAGGATCATTTACTATGGATCGATTGGAAGTTTCTGAAGTGAATTGGAATGCTCTTGATGAATGGAATGATTTTGCATGTGAGTCTCATAAGTTTGAATCGCTCCATGATGGTGCATACAATGTTACACAGTGCATGAAAGCTGTTTCTGAACCTATGCTAGTTAACCATTTTGGAGAGTCTATTATTGAAGACCTTTTTAATCGCTATCAAGAAATTTTGATTGATAGGATGTCCAAGGAGAAGACTAAGTTTGTCAACGTCACCATATTATTGACTAGAAAGCCCTAA